The nucleotide window AAAAGCAAAAGGTACGGatgtttctttcttctctttccttttttcttcttcttccaattgAGGGTATGAACATGATATGATAGAGATTGATTTGGTGTTTCATCTTTGTTCGTTTCTGGGGAACTTTTCAAAAAAATACCTAGTTAATATAGGATTTACATACGGATCCctttttctaaaaatgttttcATGCTTCCTGATTGAAAAATCAGTCCAGGCaggagctctgtggggtccaccatgatttatgggttttatccacatcgttcatccatttttcctgatcattttagtttatcaataaaaaaaaattgaagcagattcaatactcaaatggaccacaccattggaagcagcagtgacaatgatgcccaccgttgaaaccttcataaggtccaccttgttgtttatttgtcatccaacctgttcataaggtcacatagacctggatgaagggaaattgcaaatatcagcttgatccaaaacttctatggctcccaaaaagtttttaatggtgatcgttCAATCTCCCCTCTGTGGTCCggttgaaccttggatctgcctcatttttaggtcagtaccctaaaatgatatttcaaaatggatggacggcgtggataaaactcatacatcacagtgggccctgcagAGCCCTATCCGAAGGAATTATTGGGCAAGACTCAATCAGACTTCCCTCTCAAAGGGGTTGCTCGCTGGGGTAGGCCTCCCCaccatgtttatgtaaaatccaccctaacTACCTACTAGATGATTCACCGCACTAGGCTTAGGACCTTAAACTTGGCTCCATcggtgatttaggtggaccacatattAGAATACGGGCAATGCTCATCCTTCAAACTATTTCTCTTAGTGTAGATCACCCGAATCACAAATGGgcctatttatttttattagtattattattattttgcggGGGGGTCTACACCCGAATCACAAATGggcctattttttatttttattattattattatgatcagAGTAAATAAATCTTACATGGTCATTATGACAGCCCCCCAAAAAAATAGGTTGAGCGTCCCATAAAATTCCAgtttttttcttaaatatttttCTAAGAATTGCCAAGGAAGTCTGCCCTTTATTTTTGgcgggggcccaccttgatgttcatgtaaaatccactccaaccattagatatgtTATCCCACGTTAGGCTcaaggctaaaaaaaaaaaatcaagttgacttatgtggatcacaccaaagaaaatGGTTGGGAGAGAAATGTCCACCTTTAATTTTTATATGGTCTACTGTGATTATTTTATAAAATCTCCTCCAACtaaaatgtcataaaaaaattttATGTGCGGCACAAAAATCAGACCCATCCATAATTTAAGCAGGTCAcatcaagggaaacaatttaaAGGGTGAGCATTGTCCTGTGCGTTGTTTCCAACTGTTTGGTCGATGTATGAATTATGGATTGAGCTCAGTTTTGGGACTTGAGCCTAGCATGGGGTGAAGCATCGGGTGGTCATAGTGGACTTGAGCCTAAAGATACTATGATTTTCTagtctgggaaatttttggagcATGGTTCGTTCACGTTCAGGTGCAGGAGGTCCATGTTATTGAAAATCAAATCATGCTTCTATGATATAATTACATTGAAACTGATGTTAGATTAAAAGGATAATGAGGAGACAAGAacctagatcttttcttttccaaACATAAATGTTAAAACTGTTCTTGAGCTTCTTCTTCATAACAGTTTTCTTGTTACAGGTGTTCAGTTATAAAATAAGCAAATGATGTCCACGAACAAGGTGCTGGTACTCTGTAGATTTGGGGGTGACTTCATTTGGGAATCTAACCAGGTTTATTACAAGGGAGGCAAAAACCGCATTGTTTATGTTGATCGAGCGGTCAATTACCTCAAGATTTTATCTGAAGTGTGTGGGATTTGTAAGTCGAACGACATTAGCAGCATCGAATACAAATATCCTTGTTTAGATTTGGATTCACTTGTGCCGATTGAAAATGACAACGATGTATCAAATATGATAGAAGCATTTCCTCAAAGCAGCGAGCCTATTCAGCTCTTTGTTTTTTGTGCCCAAAACCTTTCAATCCCCAATACGATTCACAGGTACTTCATTACTATTTGTTTGTGTTCACAGTTATGTAGTTCActgattctctctctcttgtttgtcTTTGTTTCTTCAGTAATCTATTGCAGAATGATGATAATGGAGATAATCAAGCATTGTGGAAGGAATTACATGAAAGCAATGAAACACTGGCACCTTTATCACATAATACTAATTCTAATAACAATGATGTTCCAAAGGCATCAAATGAGTTGCATGAAATGGATGGCTTGTTGATGAAAAATCAAGAACCGCCTTGTGGGATGGTTGTAAATGAGATGCCGAAAATGATATTGGCTTTAAAAGGTGGCCAAGAATTTGTAGATGCAAATGCTTTCCACAAGGCTTTGAGGGAGTACAGCATACGTTCATATTTCGAATACAAGCGAACCAGGTCAGGCAATGGCCATTTTCAGGCGAAATGCAGTAACGATGGTTGTTCATGGCGCATAAATGCATGTAAGCTTCCTGACAAGCCTACATACAAGATAAAATCTTTGAAGGGTAACCATACTTGTAAAGCTGCAAATGAATCAACAATGTCAATCACAACAACGCATCGACAAGCCAATAGGAAATGGATTGTTGGTTTAGTCAAGGACCGACTTCTAAAAAAATTGCGATGtacacccaaaaatattgtcgaTGAGATTAGTCGAGAATATGGGATAAAAGTAAGCTATGACAAAGTTTGGAGGGGTAAAGAGCTTGCGCTAAAAGAGATACACTCTGAACAATCCGTCCCAGAATAATCTGTCCCAGCTCTCAAGATGCTTTGTAAAGAAATCGAGAACAAATCCAGGAAGCACAGCAAAGCTTAGCAGTTCATCAGACAACTCCTTAAGGCTTTTTATTGCATATAAAGCTACCATTTGCAGTTTCTGACAAGCATGCCGATCACTTGTGATGCTTGATCATGTAAAGATAGAAGGAAAATGCATAGGTTCATGGCTCTTTGCCATGGCgtttgatgcaaaaaatgatggGTTCCCGGTCTCATTTGCATTCGTTGAATCAAACAACATAGTGAGTTGGAAATGGTTCTGTGGTGAGTTGGCTCAAGTCCTAGGATGGATACCTAAATTAACACTTATATTAAGTAGACAGGAAGGGATTCTTGAGGTACTTACCAGTATTTTTCCACACGCATCTCTTCGATACTCTCATGGGAAGTTGCTTAGAGAAATTTGGCATAAGTACAAATGCTCGGATTTT belongs to Magnolia sinica isolate HGM2019 chromosome 8, MsV1, whole genome shotgun sequence and includes:
- the LOC131253671 gene encoding uncharacterized protein LOC131253671 — encoded protein: MMSTNKVLVLCRFGGDFIWESNQVYYKGGKNRIVYVDRAVNYLKILSEVCGICKSNDISSIEYKYPCLDLDSLVPIENDNDVSNMIEAFPQSSEPIQLFVFCAQNLSIPNTIHSNLLQNDDNGDNQALWKELHESNETLAPLSHNTNSNNNDVPKASNELHEMDGLLMKNQEPPCGMVVNEMPKMILALKGGQEFVDANAFHKALREYSIRSYFEYKRTRSGNGHFQAKCSNDGCSWRINACKLPDKPTYKIKSLKGNHTCKAANESTMSITTTHRQANRKWIVGLVKDRLLKKLRCTPKNIVDEISREYGIKVSYDKVWRGKELALKEIHSEQSVPE